From Lysobacter lycopersici:
GAAGCAATACCCGCACCTGCAGCTGGCCGATTTCCTGGCTGCGCAAGGGGTGAAGGACACCCGCGTCTCGCTGGCGAACACGCAGTTGTTCGCGCAACTCGATTCGATGGTCGATGCCTACAAGCCCGATGCGTGGAAAGCCTACCTGCGCTACCAGGTCGGCGCGGCGATGGCGCCCTACCTGTCCAAGGCGTGGCGCGACGTCGATTTCGATTTCCGTGGCCGCGTGCTGCGCGGGGAACTCGCGCCGCGTTCGCGCCAGCAACTGGTGCTGGACGCGATCAACCAGGCCGGCGGCCCGATCCTCGCCAGCGAATACGTCGCGAAATACCTGCCGCTGGCCACGCGCGCCCGCGCCGAAGCCGTCGCCGACGCCGTGCGCGACGCGATGTCGAGCGCGATCGACGGCAACACGTGGATGAGCGCGGAAGCGAAAACCGAAGCCAAGGCCAAGCTGGCGAAATTGAAGATCGAGATCGGCGCGCCGGCGCACGATCCGGCCTTCGACGTGAAGCCGCTGGGGCGCGGCAACTTCGGCGACGACATGCTCATCGCCTCGACCTGGCGGCACACGGTGGAAATGCGCCGCATCGGCCTCAACGACGGCCAACGTCGCTGGGACGTGCTGCCGCAGCAGCCTTCGGTCGGCTACGACCCGATGAAGAACCACCTCGTCGTCACCGCCGCCGCGCTGCAGGCGCCGATCCTCGACATGACCGCCGATCCGCGCGAGCACTACGGCGCGTTCGGCGCGCTGATCGGCCACGAGCTGACGCATGCGTTCGATGCCAAGGGCCACCTGGTCGATGCCTCGTTCGCGATACGCGACTGGTGGACGCCGGCCGACACCGCGGCATGGAATGCGCGCACCGCGCAGATCGTCGAGCAGTTCAACGGTTATCGTTATCCGGAGCTGACCAGCAACGTCAACGGCAGCATGACCGCGACCGAGAACCTCGCCGACGTGGCCGGGCTCGAGCTGGCGTGGAATGCGCTTGCGACGACGCAGGGCGGCACGCTGACCAGTACGGAGAAGCAGAAGTTCTTCGACGGC
This genomic window contains:
- a CDS encoding M13-type metalloendopeptidase, with translation MPAARPLVVSLGLALATTLVAGTADAAKKKRGSSPAKSTTSSACSDYYASVNKAWMDANPADPASGETSVLGQLNALARQQQIDLLNAAMQSPQTANQKLLGDFWASGLDEASVEANGANPIAPLLKRIDGIRRDRDIAPAIAALHQVGIPVAFDFAADIDLSDPNRYIGYFTQGGLGLHDPAFYTRTDADARALMARYADYVRKILTLAGTKPEKLEADAGAVVAIETAIAQASRPQQAMQDPRSNYALVEIGGLKKQYPHLQLADFLAAQGVKDTRVSLANTQLFAQLDSMVDAYKPDAWKAYLRYQVGAAMAPYLSKAWRDVDFDFRGRVLRGELAPRSRQQLVLDAINQAGGPILASEYVAKYLPLATRARAEAVADAVRDAMSSAIDGNTWMSAEAKTEAKAKLAKLKIEIGAPAHDPAFDVKPLGRGNFGDDMLIASTWRHTVEMRRIGLNDGQRRWDVLPQQPSVGYDPMKNHLVVTAAALQAPILDMTADPREHYGAFGALIGHELTHAFDAKGHLVDASFAIRDWWTPADTAAWNARTAQIVEQFNGYRYPELTSNVNGSMTATENLADVAGLELAWNALATTQGGTLTSTEKQKFFDGWAKLWPQHMTAEGAARLAASDQHAPGVWRTNGPLANLPAFGESFKCKAGGSMQLPESKQTKVWR